A DNA window from Cetobacterium sp. NK01 contains the following coding sequences:
- a CDS encoding Z1 domain-containing protein, with amino-acid sequence MILEGEFFRVKKQEYNEKTLACIEKSVEKLSEIEDKPLMMLGKIQSGKTKSFIGVVSLSFDNGYDLAVILTKNSNALAKQTVARMKQEFSEFLEEDSVEIFDIMNASPNMTKFELEKKLIIVVKKEKNNLPRLMDFIQTYSLAQNKKCLIIDDEADFVSVGYDKNKETEEFDLRKIAAQINELKIQTECKFIQVTATPYSLYLQPENIDLGNDIEIKPVKPYETVLVPSGEGYIGGEYYFDREKNPLGEYLFHAIEETELTILKSSDRRKFKEEDILVSNKIEGLRTAILNFITGGCIRILQNGGNPRGKSNKFSFIIHTEISKNSHARQENIIEELLSQLKNEVQKKDTSLLDKFIENSYFNIIQSVEKYGFENPSLDEVIDYVKKAIKDEWLSKVIVNSENDINTLLDDDGQLRLRTPLNIFIGGQILDRGITINNLIGFYYGRNPNKMQQDTVLQHSRMYGYRSEKDLAVTRFYTTKNLYEKMSQINDFDAKLREDFEQGNFDKGIIFISTDSNGKIIPCSPQKIRISNTQFLKEGKTITPIGFQTGYKTHIKDYIKEIDRILRENNKGELKGKFTISKDEACNIIDLIYKTIEIENNNCVDRNTFISLINYLSTSNKINVYCGVDRNISRLRKTSRYYSDMPYNRDNDLRQAKELAHKEPTLMLMRQNGLKANDWMDAEFYWPVLVVQKNVPKAVYTSEVLK; translated from the coding sequence ATGATTTTAGAAGGAGAATTTTTTAGAGTAAAAAAACAAGAGTATAATGAAAAAACTTTAGCATGTATTGAAAAATCTGTAGAAAAACTTTCTGAAATAGAAGATAAGCCTTTAATGATGTTAGGGAAAATTCAAAGTGGAAAAACTAAATCTTTTATAGGTGTTGTATCATTAAGCTTTGATAATGGGTATGACTTAGCTGTTATTTTAACTAAAAATTCAAATGCACTTGCAAAACAAACTGTTGCAAGAATGAAACAAGAATTTTCTGAATTTTTAGAAGAAGATAGTGTTGAAATATTTGACATAATGAATGCATCGCCTAATATGACTAAATTTGAATTAGAAAAAAAACTTATAATTGTTGTAAAAAAAGAAAAAAATAATTTACCTAGACTGATGGATTTTATTCAAACTTATTCTCTAGCTCAGAATAAAAAGTGTCTAATTATTGATGATGAAGCTGATTTTGTGAGCGTTGGATATGATAAAAACAAAGAAACAGAAGAGTTTGATTTAAGAAAAATAGCAGCTCAAATTAATGAGTTAAAAATTCAGACAGAATGCAAATTTATCCAGGTAACTGCGACTCCTTATTCCTTATATCTTCAGCCTGAAAATATAGATCTAGGGAACGACATAGAAATAAAACCAGTGAAACCTTATGAAACAGTTTTAGTTCCGTCTGGAGAAGGATATATAGGTGGAGAATATTATTTTGACAGAGAAAAGAATCCTTTAGGAGAATATCTATTTCATGCAATAGAAGAGACTGAACTAACAATATTGAAAAGCAGTGATCGTAGAAAGTTCAAAGAGGAAGATATTTTAGTAAGCAATAAAATAGAAGGATTAAGAACAGCTATTTTAAACTTTATAACAGGAGGCTGTATTAGGATTCTACAAAATGGAGGAAATCCTAGAGGAAAAAGTAATAAATTTAGTTTTATAATTCATACGGAAATTTCTAAAAACTCTCATGCAAGACAGGAAAATATAATAGAAGAATTATTATCGCAATTAAAAAATGAGGTTCAGAAAAAAGATACCTCTTTATTAGATAAGTTTATTGAAAATAGTTATTTTAATATAATTCAATCTGTAGAAAAATATGGATTTGAAAACCCATCCTTAGATGAGGTTATAGACTATGTAAAAAAGGCTATAAAAGATGAATGGTTAAGTAAAGTAATTGTTAATTCAGAAAATGATATAAATACTTTATTAGATGATGATGGACAACTTAGGTTGCGTACACCCTTAAATATATTTATTGGTGGACAAATATTAGATAGAGGAATTACAATAAATAATTTAATTGGATTTTATTATGGAAGAAACCCAAATAAAATGCAGCAAGATACAGTTTTGCAGCATTCAAGAATGTATGGTTATAGAAGTGAAAAAGATTTGGCAGTTACAAGATTTTATACAACTAAAAATTTATATGAAAAAATGTCTCAAATAAATGATTTTGATGCAAAACTTAGAGAAGATTTTGAACAAGGTAATTTTGATAAAGGAATTATATTTATAAGTACTGATAGTAATGGGAAAATAATACCATGTTCTCCACAAAAAATAAGAATAAGTAATACTCAATTTTTAAAAGAAGGTAAAACTATAACTCCAATAGGATTTCAGACTGGATATAAAACCCATATTAAGGATTATATAAAAGAAATTGATAGAATTCTTAGAGAAAATAATAAAGGTGAATTAAAAGGTAAATTTACAATATCAAAAGATGAAGCTTGTAATATAATAGATTTAATTTATAAAACAATAGAAATAGAAAATAATAATTGTGTTGATAGAAATACATTTATTTCATTAATAAACTATTTAAGTACTTCTAATAAAATTAATGTTTATTGTGGAGTAGATAGAAATATTAGTAGATTAAGAAAAACTTCAAGATACTATTCAGATATGCCATATAATAGAGACAACGATTTAAGACAAGCTAAAGAGTTAGCTCATAAGGAGCCAACGTTAATGTTAATGAGACAGAACGGTTTAAAAGCTAATGATTGGATGGATGCTGAATTTTATTGGCCTGTACTTGTAGTACAAAAGAATGTTCCTAAAGCCGTTTATACTTCAGAAGTTTTAAAGTAA